ttcaaacaatatttaggatttttttattcagattcatgattttgtaaactttgggtTATAAACGATATTCATGACTTTAAGTCCaagtttatgattttgtaaattttaggtTACAAATAGTATTAAcgactttatttataattttacaaactcTAAATcgtaaatatgatataattacaaataaaaaattaaagagaagaaTAGGAGAAATTAGAAgatctataatttatattttataaatagaataatattataattgagatatttatatttataatatataaataaaataataatataattaaaaaataattaatattaaaatatatgtggGTTaattatacagataatatattataaaatttatataactaaaaagagaattgaaagaaaaatgaaagaaagatgaaaggTTGGCGACAAATTAATGCAGAGCGCTCACaaatgaagagaggaggggatatttataaaacaacTTTTCAACTCCATTTAATATAGGCCACCCAAAGTTAATATTGCCTGCCCAATTGGCTCACGTTTTTGTTGGGTAGGAAAATTATGTTCACATGTGGGAAGtatgtggtggaaaatccatcGTATATTTAaccatttctttattttgtaacAGTGTGCTCTCGATAATACTGTTGCTTGTCTTCCTCATCAATTATCATGGAGCTTCTATTTTCCTCTTTCACCCCGATATGTTTTTTCATCCTTTTCTTGTTCATGGCTGTCAAAACAATAAAGAAACCAAAAGCCTGGAATTCAAGCTCAAAGATGCCTCCAGGGCCCTGGAAATTACCTCTAATCGGAAACTTACACCAGCTGGGTGGCTCACCACCGCATCGCCGCCTCAGAGACCTGTCCATGAAGCATGGACCGCTGATGCACCTCCAGCTAGGTGAAGTTTCCACCATTGTTGTTTCTTCTCCGGAGATCGCCCAACAAGTTATGAAGACCCATGACATCAACTTTGCAGACAGACCCTTTCTGGTTTCcatcaaactcttaacttatgGCTACACTGATATTGCTCTTTCACCCTATGGAAATTACTGGAGACAGCTGCGAAAAATAGCAACCTTGGAGCTGTTAAGTGCGAAGCGGGTCCAATCATTTCGCTCAATCAGGGAAGAGGAGGTCTCAAATCTCATCAGAGCCGTACATTCTGGTGAAGGATCAGTGATCAATCTCAGTGATAAGATTTTCAGATTGACATACAGCATAATTGGCAGGACAGCTTTTGGAAACAAATGCAAGGACGAAGAGGGTTTCAAATCATACATAGTGGAAGCCGTTGAGGCAGCTGCAGGTTTCTCCATGGCTGATTTGTTCCCTTCGGTTAAAGCACTTGAGGTGATGAGTGGAATGAGAATGAAGCTTGAAAAGCTGCATCGGAAGATTGATAGAATACTTGAAGAAATTCTGAATGAGCATAAAGAGACAACAAAAAGTGACCaaggagaagaaaaggaagattTGGTTGATGTTCTTCTGAGAATCCAGCGTGATGGTGAACTTGCCTTGAGTGACAGCAATATCAAAGCAGTTATATTGGTAAGTCTATGTTCTATATCAAAGCAGTGACAACAATATTAAAGCACAGACGATTTGAGTCGCTCATGTGTTTACAATTCGGTTCAATTATTGTTGAGCAGAGCTTAACCTTGTTATTGTTTGAGTCGGTGAACTTAGATTTGGGTATGGTATCAATCAACCTTTAAGAGACTGTTTGGTGAAGGgggtaataaaaattattttaattatctatcttttattatttatgttattttatttagtttaaaagtgataaaaaattttagtaatattttattaccaatgataatgtgataagtaatataagagaGAATTTAGTTACTATTtcttctaaaagtttaaaatctttcaattaaacttttaaaatcttacttttgttattaaatatataaaacaatagataaatatataaattataagatttggttataattttttgattcgAGCTTAAGTTAGTCATTATTatctcaaacttgagtttgcaACTTTCCAGCTTGTCAAATGTTGCCTAAATACAATTTAGCCAAGTTTTAGCTAAACAATACTTAACTCAATTGCTACATGAGTagcactatatatatatatatatatactaaaaatggGTAAAAACATGAGTTGATgtttatgtgtcattatataattacataataatatgtcagtatttataatctatatttttactcttacttCCTGAAGTATGCATCATTGATGTGTATACATGTTCAAGACGTGTGTATGAATAAGTACTTCATAGATTATTCTATCTAAATTAGTGATTATTAATTGCTTTCAGGATATATTTAGTGCTGGCAGTGAAACATCAACCACAGCAGTAGAATGGGCAATGGCAGAAATGCTAAGAAACCCAAGAATACTGAAAGAGGCACAAGCTGAGGTAAGACGAGTTTTTGACAGAAAAGGAAACGTCGATGAAGCTGGAATCCATCAACTCAACTACTtgaaattagtaataaaagaaacCCTGAGGCTGCACCCTTCTGCACCTCTTCTCCTTCCAAGAGAAACCAGAGAGAGCTGTAAGATTAACGGATACGAGATACCATTGAAAACCAGAGTCCTTGTTAATGCATGGGCAATTGGAAGAGATCCCAGATACTGGAGTGACCCTGAAACGTTTTATCCTGACAGATTTCTGAACAAGTCGATTGATTTCAGAGGGTCGGATTTTGAATACATCCCATTTGGTGCTGGAAGGAGAATATGCCCAGGCATAACGTTTGCACTGCCAAATATTGAGTTGCCACTGGCGCAACTGCTGTATCATTTTGATTGGAAGCTCCCAAATGAGATGAAGCCTGAAGATATGGACATGACTGAGGCCTTCGGTGTGACGGTAGCCATGAAAAAAGACTTGATGTTGATTCCAATTCCTTATCGTTGTTCCTGATAataattttgcatatataaGAACATGAAAAATGGCAGAAGTCACCTAAGGAGACCGCTATATTTACATATGGTGTTTCTGGATTTCTAACCAAGTCATGTTCCTACATTTCAATTTTTGCTGCACTCCTAGCAAGGGATACAAATGATTAAGTAGAACTCAAGTTTGTTGTTGTTTGGTTTGAGAAGTTTTGTATTCTTATGACTTAACTcaagtataatattaataaatctttaaaaattttaaatttttcccTACAATAATAACATTTCTATTGGATTGCATTGTGAACAATattgcaaaaatataaatattatttcataaaatttttttacaagcaaataaaaatataattatagctataataagtgaaaatataacatttatatccctaatttattatattttgtttaatttttcaaaatgaatttgttatttttttaaataatcaaatgatatattaaaattttaaaaattttgataacatctcaagtttaaaaaacccCTAAGAGGTGGTTTGGTTctagttttttaagattaccttagtaatctatcttttgttctcttatttggtttgtcagtaataaaagattacaataatcttctattaccaatactgacatgacaagtaatataggtgataatctgattaccatcttcaccttaggtatttaaagattaccaaggtaatcttgattttattataattatattattatttattaatttttgagacaaaaataaatttatttttaattaatatgataaataatataaaaaatataagaaaattatattcaagggcatttaagtaaaataatttattagtaattttttactACCTTTAATTaagcacaataattatttatacctaccaaattttatcaattatagtaattatttatactcagtaatcttctaaataatctatcttcaaggtaatctttctattttggtaataaaacattacctaaaccaaatcccccctaaaattttttattatcacctctaaaatttttaaattcaattcatttcaaatatataattatacaatatttacacctttatttatatttatactaatGATAAGTAATTTCTGGGGGATGAAGGTaagattttgttaataaatttgtaGCATAGGTGAAAAATTaacccttttttatttaatataaaaggtGGGAATCTCTTTTCATCAGACCGTGGATGCAAAATAGTCAATGTGGCCCTCttagaaaattaaagaattgcATGAAGGCAACAAAATTATCGTCTGTCTCAAGTCTAAATACCTAGTCCTACCCCCTGCCCTCTAAAAGGACATCAAGTCTCTCGCACTCCGCTTCCTCATTTTCATTGCTGTTCTGGGTCAGCTTTCAGTGGATCCAACCAACTGTGAACCAAATCATAGAGCATACTGTCGCATACTTTCTTAATTTTGCCAAGCTGGCTTTAATCCTCCGCTTCAGCAGCAAGATCTGATGTGAAACTCTCTCTTCACGGCTTTGAAGGTTAGTTTTTCTTTCCACATAAAAGCGAATTGTTCTTGTTAGAGTAAGACCCAACTGGGTTTATTTATAGATGTATAacaatcattttatcaaacatttgGTAAAGCATTATTGCGTTTTATAGTAACTATATACCCATCAAGTCATGGAGATTCCATTGGTTTGTGACTGATCCTCTTGATTTTGGAATCAGGGTCAGTTTGGATTGAAGATGAAAGATATAACTTCCCAATTGGGAGGAATGTGTGCGCGAAGAATTGAGCTAGGATTTCGAGTAGCTATGGAAGGAACGGTTCGATCTGCATGGAAAGGACCACGTATTATTGATTTAGCAACAGAACTTGgggaaaataaaactaaaattattgaaatggtTACGAAGGATGAAGAAACTCATCATTggtgtaataatttatttattggtaTGGGAGGAGTTGGCAagtgtaacacccggattcaggttgctaggaaaaagaaaaggaggataagcttaaatcacctaattagcaaagaaaatgtaagaatttcatattttacatacttgaagtaatttgagttaggttatttaaataacctttacttatataagtgtataaggtattagaattaaagtgatttatgcttaaaaggataaagaaattcattaggattcatgatgtaatttttggccataaaagtattttagacatttcatattcctagggttagcttaatggattttgtgtgttgaatatatgaaaaatgatgaattaatgaaagaatttgcattaagggtaagtatgtaat
This is a stretch of genomic DNA from Mangifera indica cultivar Alphonso chromosome 11, CATAS_Mindica_2.1, whole genome shotgun sequence. It encodes these proteins:
- the LOC123228926 gene encoding cytochrome P450 71D10-like, whose amino-acid sequence is MELLFSSFTPICFFILFLFMAVKTIKKPKAWNSSSKMPPGPWKLPLIGNLHQLGGSPPHRRLRDLSMKHGPLMHLQLGEVSTIVVSSPEIAQQVMKTHDINFADRPFLVSIKLLTYGYTDIALSPYGNYWRQLRKIATLELLSAKRVQSFRSIREEEVSNLIRAVHSGEGSVINLSDKIFRLTYSIIGRTAFGNKCKDEEGFKSYIVEAVEAAAGFSMADLFPSVKALEVMSGMRMKLEKLHRKIDRILEEILNEHKETTKSDQGEEKEDLVDVLLRIQRDGELALSDSNIKAVILDIFSAGSETSTTAVEWAMAEMLRNPRILKEAQAEVRRVFDRKGNVDEAGIHQLNYLKLVIKETLRLHPSAPLLLPRETRESCKINGYEIPLKTRVLVNAWAIGRDPRYWSDPETFYPDRFLNKSIDFRGSDFEYIPFGAGRRICPGITFALPNIELPLAQLLYHFDWKLPNEMKPEDMDMTEAFGVTVAMKKDLMLIPIPYRCS